The sequence TTATTAACAGACGATccaaaacatttattaataaGAATAAAATCAATTTGATTGCGAACGATATTTTGGTAGCGATCTTGAGGGGATTTCCATGTGTATAGTCTACGCGCTGGTAAATGAAACCATGTAGGTATtagttattttcatattatggTCTTGGCAGAATTGAACAAGTCGCTCGCCTCTTTCGTTTCTTTCACCTAGGCCGAAATTTCCAACTATACCATCCAAATAACCTTCACAAATTTTCGCGTTGAAGTCAccttgaataatgttaatttcgTGTTATTTGGTAAGTTTCATTAATTCATCAATCTCGGcataaaaattttctatttcttcttcatttttatCTGCTGTAGGTGCATATACGGaggtggaggatggttccatgtgtagaagtccacgcaagtggggaaatttactgatcgccattcacttgggagtggccaggacgattcttctacatatggttcaagcagctcacaacgtccgggcttatcccacgtatcctctgggtagcttccgaacccCCGTTCGGGAGTgggctaacgtgagaaggcaaaGCATTGCAGGATAGTTGGTTgagcgctgggtttgggacccgccactgaAAAATCCCCCCAATAAAAAGAActgcaaagcctcggatgagaactgcctttactgatgaccacccctgcaaacgaaataaggaatataatttgagggcatgcacttGGAATTTCGGGTCCCTTAATGGGAAAGGTGCGTCTGCCCGGCtagttgatgtcctcgtgagagtaaaggctgacatcactgccatccaagagatgcgatggacgggacaaggcaagaaaaacataggaccttgcgacgtctactacggctgccatgtaaaggagcgcaaattccgtgtcggatttgttgtgggagagagacttcttcgccaagtactgtcgttcactccggttaACGAGcatctcgcaataatccgcatcaaagcgcgattatTAGCATCTCACTAAtctgcgcccacgccccgacggaagagaaggatgaTGCGACCACAAATTCCTTCTATAAACGTTCCTATGCGCGCTGCCCCCGCCTTGAcaaaaaaatcgtgcttggagACTTGAACACCAGGGTGGGTAAGGAGGGAATTTGTGgccccacagtcggaaaattcagcctgcacaacgcaACATCCGTTAACGGACAGAGGATGATCGACTTCGCCAGgccccgaaacatggtagtttACAGCACCAGTTTCCaccataaaaagatacaccaagctacctggctgtctcctgatcgaaaaacgtgaAACCAGATCAattatgttgtgatagatggtgatagatggaagacacgcttctagtgtattagatgtacgtgcgatccgaggacccaacattgactcggatcattaccttgttgcagccaaactgcgcaagTACATTAACTTACGCAAAGAATGTAGAACATCGAaatgctgcaatcacaacagacatccagaagattcgccactcgaccctcactcctgctctcagagaccactgcccaacaaaccggcatgcacgagcaatggagcaacatttctcgttccctactcaccaccgccgaagaagaaatcggataccGGCGAGCCAGAAAAAACAGTTTGTACGGcaaggaatgtcatgctgccgctgaaagaaaggatgccgcctatagagccacgctgcgatcgggcgcaacgcgagctatGTGgaatcgctacagagagctaaaaaaggaagagaggtgtattatccgacagaagaaacgaggggccgaaatacgtgagtgcgaaaaacttgagatgctggccaacaggaacaacgcccgaaaattctaccagaaaattCAGCGGCTAACGGAAGGTTTTAAGACttgggcgttttcctgtaagaacaaagacggcgaagtggtgactgacgtacagagcaatcttaaattatggagggaacacttctcgaacctgttaaacagtgacagctgcgcatgtcacagagaatgtgaagatcccgatacccaaTCCTTGACGACGGCATTGTCGTtacgctacccgaccatgacgaggtgagaatagcaatatcacggctaaagaacaacaaagccgcgggcggcGACGGACTGCCGACTgcgctattcaaacatggcggcgaggagctggtaaggtgcatggatcagcttttaagcaaaatatggtcggatgaaagcatgctgccgattggaatttaagtgtgctctgcccaatccataagaagggcgatcctgcaatctgtgccaattaccgcgggattagtcttctaaatatcacctataagattctagcgagcgtattgtgtgaaaggctgaagcctaccgtcaaccaactgattggaccttatcagcgtggctttagacctggaaagtctaccatcgtccaaatattcacaatacgccaaatcttggaaaaccCCCATAAAAGGAAAATCGATACACACCATCCTTtcatcgatttcaaagctgcattcgatagttcggaaaggagttacttgtattccgcgatgtctgaatttggtatccccacaaaactaatacggctatgcaagatgacgttgctcaacaccagcaccgccgtcagaattggaaaggacctctccgagccgtttgataccaaacgaggtttcagacagggtgactcgctgtcgtgtgacttctttaacctgattttGGAAAGCATCGTacaagccgcagaacttaatcgctcaggcacaatattttataagagcgtacaattgttggcgtatgccgatgatatcgacatcatcgtatttaacaaccgcgctgttagttctgccttctccaaactggataaagaggcaaagcgaatgggtctggtggtgaacgaggacaaaacgaagtagctcctgtcttcaaacaaacagtcggcgcactcccgtatcggcacccacatcactgttgacagctatgatctcgaggttgtaaaaggcttcgtttatttaggaaccaacacTAACACCCATCACTATCTTAGCCTTGAAATCCTTAGCCGAAtttcttttgccaacaagtactactttggattaagtaggcaactgagtagcaaagtcctctctcgatgaacaaaagtaacactctacaagactctcatcatgcccgttttaacgtatggcacagaagagTGGGCgctgacaacatccgatgaagcgacccttggagtgtttgagagaaagattctgcgcaagattttttgacctttgcacgtttgcaACGGCGAGTACCGCAggcaatggaacgatgagcttcagcgaataaagattcagcggctacgttgggtGGGTCATGTCGtgcgaatagatacaaacgctccggctctgaaagtatttgatgcggtaccagctggtggtagcagaggaagaagaaggccttctttgcgttggaaagatcagatggagaaggacttgacttcacttggtgtttccaactggcgctaTTCGGCAAatcaccaattaagaagaagaaaaaagtactCACCTCTGTCGTTTATGTCTGAACTCCCCCAGAGGGTGTGATGAGAGTTGGCATCGGAGCCTACAACTAGAGATAGCTTCTTCGCTCGGCCTCTTTAACCAGCATATGAAGCTCATCCGGCGATGCTTCCCTCTCGTGTGACATATAGCAGGacccaaaaaattaatatttcatctGCGGCCCTGAATAGTCACCACTGTCAGGTCGTCTGTGGAAAGATTGGTATTAAAGTAGGAACATACACTTTTCTTAACAAGTATTACTGCTCTTACCCTGTTCATAGCATTCGGGAAGTGTGTATTATGTTTTGGCGAGTTTAGTTCAGATACAACGTTTCCCGGACCGATCCATGGTTCCTGGATTATAGCCACGTTGTAGCTAACCACCTATATATTTTGAAGGAGTTCTATTGAGGCTTCCTTGCTTTTGTGAATGTTAATTTCAAGGACAGGCTTTGGCTCCCTACGGGGATGGGTACCTGCTCCAGCTCACTCACCTTCTCGTCTAAGAAGTTAAGAGAAATTTCGAGGATGCCTTTAATTCCGAGATCCTTCTTCAACTCCGCAGTTTTCAGCGTGTTTACATTTTCATCCGTTGGGTTGCGTTTTTGAAGACGAAGGAGCACGCTTTCAATGCCCCACGCCATTTCTCCTAATCGTTCGTACAAAGTGGAGGATGTAGTTCTGGCTTCCATCTGCGTTCGCTGATTTAACCACTTTCAATATCTTCCAGTCATTGGTAGGTACATCTTTATTCTGCATTTGTAGCGGACGCAGTGCATACTTCGGATTTATCATGCGCGGTATCAACACCTTTACCTTTGGTATAGGCGGTACGTAGCTGCGATCCACTATTTCAAGTGCGGCACCTTCCCATAGGTCTTGAAGCTTCTTTAAAGCTTCCTTAGCCCATGTGAGAGAGGGGTCGTCCTTGCACTCTATGATTTTGACGCCGCTGAACCATCCTGCTCCATCGAATGTGGGAATAGAAGTGTTCGGATCCGCGTCCATTCTTGGAAGAGAGCTTCAAACAGTTTCATTTCCACTGTTTTCCACTTCTTCTGCGGCATTTGCCACAGCGGGTTACTACGATCAATAAGTGCCATAGTCAAGTACTCTTTGGCAATCTCATTGGCCGCCGCTGCTGCTTTGGACGTGGTCGGCTTTTCGTCTTCCTTTTTGATGTGCTTCACGTTTGGCTTTCCAGCAacatttttgcacttttttttttgtggtgggcATCCTACCCTCGCTCTCGGACGATCACTGCCTTTTCTCTGTTAGTCTGTCCTCAACCTTGTTGGCGAACTCTGGGTTTGATGCAGTACACCCAACACAATTTGCAAATTGGGCACGGCtcttttcaacttcttttttagCCCATGCTAGTCGTTCCGCTTCAGCTTGCGTCAGATTGGTCATGCCACTAAACCACTCATCCTCTCCTTGGTTGGCTTAGCTCTAGGCCCTTTCTTACTCAGAGAACTGGTACCATCAAGCTTCACCGGAGAGTGGAATAAAGCTTCTCCTTCGTTTGTATTTACGCTTGTAACACTTTCCAGGTCCGAGTCTTCGCGGACTATGGCACCCGTGCGATGCATAgcgtttttcgtttgtttggCAGTAGCACTACGACCACTGTAACCTGCTCCCGTTATAGCAGAAGTTTGGTCGCTTGAGTCAGTATTTGAATTCATCTTGTTTTTGCGTACGACCACCTGCCCGACAAGGCAAGCACAGTGGTCTAAGTGGTATAAAGGGAAATTCAAATGGTCCACCACGGCATCGCCCCTGCCGtggcaaggccacagttactccCTAAGGCGGCCGTGTGTTAGTGAGGCGCCGATAGATACAGCCGGTCTGGTAAAccccctggctgcaaaccatccaatgggcacggcatcgcataacaccctggattagggggtGAGCAAGGAGAGGAAATCAGGGGGTTAAGGAATAACAAGGGATCTTCGTTGGTACGGTGATCTTTGCATGGTGAATGGATGACCACCGTAAAGCGGatggatggctagccaatccccATATGGAGTTTAAATACAAGCTCCTTTTATTAAATACACTATGTGAATACGTAGTTTGttgattaatttaataattggtATGATAACAGTTAACTTCAATAACATTTTGCACgtgctttttcatggaatgCACCTGTTTGTTTACGTCGTATAGCCTTTTAGCggctcttttcttcttctttttctcgccgtagccgaatgggttggtgcgtgattaccattcggaattcacagagaggtcgttggttcgaatctcggtgaaagcaaaattaataaaaacatttttcaaatagcggtcgcccctcggcaggcaatggcaaacctgcgagtgtatttctgccatgaaaaagctcctcataaaaatatctgccgttcggagtcggcttgaaactgtaggtccctccatttgtggaacaacatcaagacgcacaccacaaataggaggaggagctcggccaaacacctaacagaagtgtacgcgccaattatttatttttttttatttttttttcttcaaaaaggcacacaaattttcaatcacGTTTATGTCGGGACTCTGGACCGTATTTATAACTTGACCGCAATTGTAGAGAATTCACATCTGCACATTATGCTCCTTATGCTTTTGATCGTTATCttggtaaaatttaaaatttgtttcattctCAGTGAAAAACCCCTTATTTTTTAGCACTGTcgaatgagttttttttaaatatattgtatttaaatattgatTGGCGTCCATTCAGATGTCAATAAACACCAAGTCTCCTACTTCTTTACTTAAAATTCATCTCCAAACCATAAcagaaatttttccaaatttaaccGTGGGAGCTATATTTCGATTTTGTAAAGCTGTCAAGGTCTTGCGCCATACTCTAGTCGGTCCATTGTTGTAATACAGCATTATCTTTGTCTTTCGTCGTTCCAATAATCTTCTCTACATTTTGTGCGGAGAGCAATGGTTTCTTGTGTGCTGATCTCGATGAATATCattctaaagaaattgaaacggcaaaatgtaaaaacagtTTATTGAACGCGCCGAAGtaatgtgttatttttttgttgctttaattgTTGTGTTTGcaaagaattcgaatttttttttattaattccctttaaatgctgtgaataaatatgaatcagtACAACAGAGAAGTCAAAGTTAAATAAAGAGTGCaattttttgctattgaattcgaaaaatgaatttattttctttgtcaAAACTTATTCTTGACCTACTGTATATGCAAATTAAGCTTTTCCCTTAGgaataaagctttttaaaaaaaggtgagtatcgtaaaaaaaaattcagagtttCGTAAGATATCCAGGCTTTAGACTGActttaattttgaacaattgGCTTATTTATTCCTTTACATTGtatttagttagttagttaaagggtgatttttttagagctataggaaagtttttcaaaaaaacactcgtaaaattcagaaaaatgcatgcaatttttatttaaatcgatagtacagtccatataatttaatgtttgaagattgaTTCCTGCAAGTGtagaccgcgactgcgcttcaaatggtccatccgcttagtccgaTT comes from Anastrepha obliqua isolate idAnaObli1 chromosome 6, idAnaObli1_1.0, whole genome shotgun sequence and encodes:
- the LOC129250242 gene encoding uncharacterized protein LOC129250242, which translates into the protein MDADPNTSIPTFDGAGWFSGVKIIECKDDPSLTWAKEALKKLQDLWEGAALEIVDRSYVPPIPKVKVLIPRMINPKYALRPLQMQNKDVPTNDWKILKVVKSANADGSQNYILHFVRTIRRNGVGH